AAAAAATTTACTGCAAATATAAGTTAAAATGCAGAAGTTTGTTTTCTTAAACAACTCATTTTTACTGTTGTCTTACAATATGGATATTGTTTCTTTCTTATTAGATGTCTTTAGGTTGGTTTTAGCCGGTGCTATACTGGTAGCTTTAATCTTCTTTATTTTTAAAGGATATTTTGACAGATATCAAAATATTCAGTTCCGCAATTATAAAATCGCTTTAAATAAGGATTTGCTCCCCTTGAAATTACAGGCTTTGGAAAGGATCACTTTATTTATAGAGAGAATTAATCCGTCGAATTTGCTATTGCGCATACACACTCCGGGAATGACTGCGAAACAAATGCAGTTTTTAGTTTTGGAAGATATTCGGGCGGAATATCAGCATAATGTAACTCAGCAATTATACTTGTCCACCGAAGCCTGGGCAATTGTGAAAAGGGTAAAAGACGATACAGTTTCTTTGATTAACTCCTCTGTTATGGAATTGCATCCAGAAACATCAGCCGTGGAACTAAGTAAGATAGTTTTTGCAAAGCTGGAATCTTTAGATCAAAACCCGTACGATTTGGCAACTATGGTGATTAAGAGTCAATATCAGGAATTATAGCGGGTAATATAAAAATCAAAAAATGAAAGTAAAATTTGGTTCACAGCACCTGTTGATAGGCGGATTGGTTTTGTTGGTACAAGCCTGTAGTCCCAAATATCATTTATATCAGTCCAAACCCTCTCAATACGAGGTTAACGCTAACCTACCGGTAGATTCCAATATCTTATCATATTATAACCCTTATAAGCAAAAGCTGGATTCTATAATGAATGATATTGTTGTTTATTCCGATGTAGAAATAATAAAGGATAAACCCGAAGGGCTGATGAATAATTTTTTTGGCGATGCAATAGCTGAAGCTTCCAGAGATAAAGGAATTGTATTTGATGTCGCATATTCAAATTACGGAGGCTTGCGTACAGCATTACCAAAAGGACCTATTCCCCGTTCCAAGATATTTGAATTGATGCCTTTCGAAAATGCAATCGTAACTGTTAAGTTTAAAGGGACTGATATGCAGTCTTTCTTTGATTTTTTAGCCCGATCCGGAGGTGATGCAATTTCTGGTGCAAGGTTTAAAATAGATCATGCAACAAAAAAGGCGGTTGATATTACCGTAAATGGAAAGCCCTTGGATATAACAAAGGATTATATCGTTTTGACTTCAGATTATATGGCTAATGGCGGAGATGGTGGGGAAATTTTTAACAAAGCAATCGAAAGAAAAGATCAGAATTTTCTGCTTCGTGATGCATTATTGAATTACGTAGATAAGGTGAAACGTTCGGGGAAGACATTAAATCCTAAATTAGATGGAAGAATCAGTATTAAATAGAAGGGGATTTATAAAAGGCGCGGCGGCGGGAGCGGCGCTTTTAGCTTTGGGCTTAAAGCCAGAAAGCTTATTTGCAAAGGATGACTTCGTTAAACTGACTATTTTACATACTAACGATGTGCATAGCAGAATAGATCCATTTCCTATGGACGGCGGAAGAAACCAGGGTTTAGGCGGAGTGGCTCCCAGAGCAGCATTAATCAAAAAAATAAGAAGCGAAGAAAAGAATGTTTTGCTTTTTGATGCAGGAGATATCTTTCAGGGAACTCCTTATTTTAATTTTTGGGGAGGAGAACTGGAGATTAAAATGATGAGTATGATGGGATATGACGCCGGTATCATGGGGAATCACGATTTTGACAATGGAGTTGAGGGATTCGCAAAACAATTGCCACATGCAAATTTTCCTATAATCAATTCGAACTACGATTTTGCAGGTACAGCTCTTCACAATAAAACTATTCCGTATAAGATGTTCAAAAAGCAGAATATAAAGATTGGAGTTTATGGTCTGGGTATTGATTTCGACGGTTTGGTGAATAAAAAGGAGTATGGTGATTCAAAATATCTGGATGCTCTAAAAAAGGCTTTGGAAATGGAGCGCTTTCTAAAACTGGATCAGAAATGTCATATGGTGGTTTGTTTATCTCATTTGGGATA
This genomic interval from Pseudopedobacter saltans DSM 12145 contains the following:
- a CDS encoding bifunctional metallophosphatase/5'-nucleotidase — its product is MEESVLNRRGFIKGAAAGAALLALGLKPESLFAKDDFVKLTILHTNDVHSRIDPFPMDGGRNQGLGGVAPRAALIKKIRSEEKNVLLFDAGDIFQGTPYFNFWGGELEIKMMSMMGYDAGIMGNHDFDNGVEGFAKQLPHANFPIINSNYDFAGTALHNKTIPYKMFKKQNIKIGVYGLGIDFDGLVNKKEYGDSKYLDALKKALEMERFLKLDQKCHMVVCLSHLGYKYKEADKICDVELAKNTYYTDLIIGGHTHTFLRKPDSIRNLSGEEVLVNQVGFAGINLGRLDFVFFRNNHKKMVYSTAIEVVENNFKI
- a CDS encoding DUF7935 family protein gives rise to the protein MQKFVFLNNSFLLLSYNMDIVSFLLDVFRLVLAGAILVALIFFIFKGYFDRYQNIQFRNYKIALNKDLLPLKLQALERITLFIERINPSNLLLRIHTPGMTAKQMQFLVLEDIRAEYQHNVTQQLYLSTEAWAIVKRVKDDTVSLINSSVMELHPETSAVELSKIVFAKLESLDQNPYDLATMVIKSQYQEL
- a CDS encoding 5'-nucleotidase C-terminal domain-containing protein, with the translated sequence MKVKFGSQHLLIGGLVLLVQACSPKYHLYQSKPSQYEVNANLPVDSNILSYYNPYKQKLDSIMNDIVVYSDVEIIKDKPEGLMNNFFGDAIAEASRDKGIVFDVAYSNYGGLRTALPKGPIPRSKIFELMPFENAIVTVKFKGTDMQSFFDFLARSGGDAISGARFKIDHATKKAVDITVNGKPLDITKDYIVLTSDYMANGGDGGEIFNKAIERKDQNFLLRDALLNYVDKVKRSGKTLNPKLDGRISIK